The Manis javanica isolate MJ-LG chromosome 2, MJ_LKY, whole genome shotgun sequence genome contains a region encoding:
- the LOC140847817 gene encoding neuroepithelial cell-transforming gene 1 protein-like isoform X1 encodes MSRGEQDLIEDLKLARKAYHDPMLKLSIMSEEELTHIFGDVDAYIPLHEDLLARIGEATKPDGIVEQIGHILVNWLPGLNAYEGYCSNQLAAKALLDQKKQDPGVQDFLQRCLESPFSRKLDLWSFLDKPRSRLVKYPLLLKEILRHTPEDHPDVQLLQEAILIIQGVLSEINLKKGESECQYYIDRLEYLNERQKDPRIEASKVLLCHGELKNKNGRKFYIFLFQDILVLTWPVTQNECHSYQVYRRPIPIQELVLEDLQDGDVRVGGSFRGAFRSSHKAKNIFRVGFQDPSPGQSLTLQANDVFHKQQWINCIRAAIAPFQQATSPAELQGLPKLHEECDQNNPSSGNVETQRRASTASSVTQVEVDGDASACLPCVHHRRHEECQSALSTAWLPKAKGQISIGC; translated from the exons ATGTCCCGAGGTGAACAGGACTTAATTGAAGATCTCAAACTTGCAAGAAAG GCCTACCATGACCCCATGTTAAAGTTGTCTATCATGTCAGAAGAGGAACTCACACATATATTTGGTGATGTGGATGCTTACATACCTTTGCATGAAG ATTTGTTGGCAAGAATAGGAGAAGCAACGAAGCCTGATGGGATAGTGGAGCAGATTGGTCACATTCTTGTGAACTGG TTGCCAGGCTTGAATGCCTACGAAGGCTACTGTAGTAACCAGCTGGCAGCCAAAGCTCTTCTtgaccaaaagaaacaggatccaGGAGTCCAGGATTTTCTCCAGCGATGTCTTGAGTCTCCCTTCAGCCGAAAACTAGATCTGTGGAGCTTCCTTGATAAACCCCGAAGTCGCCTAGTCAAATAccctttactgttaaaagaaattcttagaCATACTCCAGAGGACCACCCTGATGTTCAGCTTTTGCAGGAAGCT atATTGATAATACAAGGAGTTCTCTCCGAAATCAACTTGAAGAAAGGAGAGTCAGAATGTCAGTATTACATCGACAGACTGGAGTATCTGAATGAAAGGCAGAAGGATCCTCGAATTGAAGCAAGCAAAGTATTGCTTTGCCACGGggagctgaagaataaaaatggacGT aaattttacattttcctctttcaaGACATCTTGGTTTTGACTTGGCCTGTTACACAAAATGAGTGTCACTCTTACCAAGTTTACCGACGACCAATCCCCATCCAAGAGCTGGTCTTGGAAGACCTGCAGGATGGAGACGTGAGAGTGGGAGGGTCCTTTCGAGGGGCTTTCAGGAGCTCAcataaag ctaAAAATATCTTTAGAGTTGGCTTTCAAGACCCCTCTCCAGGCCAGTCTCTCACTCTGCAAGCCAATGATGTGTTCCACAAGCAGCAGTGGATCAACTGTATTCGAGCCGCCATAGCCCCTTTCCAGCAGGCCACCAGTCCAGCCGAGCTGCAGGGTTtgcccaagctccatgaggagtGCGACCAGAACAACCCCTCCTCTGGGAATGTCGAAACCCAGAGAAGGGCATCTACAGCATCCAGTGTGACTCAGGTCGAAGTTGATGGGGACGCTTCAGCGTGTCTCCCCTGCGTGCACCACAGACGACATGAAGAGTGTCAGAGCGCACTGAGCACAGCCTGGCTTCCCAAAGCCAAGGGACAAATCTCCATTGGGTGTTGA
- the LOC140847817 gene encoding neuroepithelial cell-transforming gene 1 protein-like isoform X2, whose protein sequence is MSRGEQDLIEDLKLARKAYHDPMLKLSIMSEEELTHIFGDVDAYIPLHEDLLARIGEATKPDGIVEQIGHILVNWLPGLNAYEGYCSNQLAAKALLDQKKQDPGVQDFLQRCLESPFSRKLDLWSFLDKPRSRLVKYPLLLKEILRHTPEDHPDVQLLQEAKFYIFLFQDILVLTWPVTQNECHSYQVYRRPIPIQELVLEDLQDGDVRVGGSFRGAFRSSHKAKNIFRVGFQDPSPGQSLTLQANDVFHKQQWINCIRAAIAPFQQATSPAELQGLPKLHEECDQNNPSSGNVETQRRASTASSVTQVEVDGDASACLPCVHHRRHEECQSALSTAWLPKAKGQISIGC, encoded by the exons ATGTCCCGAGGTGAACAGGACTTAATTGAAGATCTCAAACTTGCAAGAAAG GCCTACCATGACCCCATGTTAAAGTTGTCTATCATGTCAGAAGAGGAACTCACACATATATTTGGTGATGTGGATGCTTACATACCTTTGCATGAAG ATTTGTTGGCAAGAATAGGAGAAGCAACGAAGCCTGATGGGATAGTGGAGCAGATTGGTCACATTCTTGTGAACTGG TTGCCAGGCTTGAATGCCTACGAAGGCTACTGTAGTAACCAGCTGGCAGCCAAAGCTCTTCTtgaccaaaagaaacaggatccaGGAGTCCAGGATTTTCTCCAGCGATGTCTTGAGTCTCCCTTCAGCCGAAAACTAGATCTGTGGAGCTTCCTTGATAAACCCCGAAGTCGCCTAGTCAAATAccctttactgttaaaagaaattcttagaCATACTCCAGAGGACCACCCTGATGTTCAGCTTTTGCAGGAAGCT aaattttacattttcctctttcaaGACATCTTGGTTTTGACTTGGCCTGTTACACAAAATGAGTGTCACTCTTACCAAGTTTACCGACGACCAATCCCCATCCAAGAGCTGGTCTTGGAAGACCTGCAGGATGGAGACGTGAGAGTGGGAGGGTCCTTTCGAGGGGCTTTCAGGAGCTCAcataaag ctaAAAATATCTTTAGAGTTGGCTTTCAAGACCCCTCTCCAGGCCAGTCTCTCACTCTGCAAGCCAATGATGTGTTCCACAAGCAGCAGTGGATCAACTGTATTCGAGCCGCCATAGCCCCTTTCCAGCAGGCCACCAGTCCAGCCGAGCTGCAGGGTTtgcccaagctccatgaggagtGCGACCAGAACAACCCCTCCTCTGGGAATGTCGAAACCCAGAGAAGGGCATCTACAGCATCCAGTGTGACTCAGGTCGAAGTTGATGGGGACGCTTCAGCGTGTCTCCCCTGCGTGCACCACAGACGACATGAAGAGTGTCAGAGCGCACTGAGCACAGCCTGGCTTCCCAAAGCCAAGGGACAAATCTCCATTGGGTGTTGA